A stretch of the Conger conger chromosome 3, fConCon1.1, whole genome shotgun sequence genome encodes the following:
- the LOC133123399 gene encoding gamma-crystallin M3-like, giving the protein MGRVIFYEDRNFGGRHYECSSDCADFSSYLSRCHSCRVESGCFMVYDRPNYMGNQYYMRRGEYSDYSRMGMFENIRSCRMIPMYRGNYRMRIYERENFGGQMNEMMDDCDSIMDRYRMSDCQSCNVMDGHWLMYEQPHYRGRMMYMRPGEYRSFREMGYSNMRWMSMRRIMDSC; this is encoded by the exons ATGGGCAGG GTCATCTTCTACGAGGACAGGAACTTTGGCGGTCGCCACTACGAGTGCAGCAGCGACTGTGCCGATTTCAGCTCCTACCTGAGCCGCTGCCACTCCTGCAGGGTGGAGAGCGGCTGCTTCATGGTCTACGACCGTCCCAACTACATGGGCAACCAGTACTACATGAGGAGGGGAGAGTACTCCGACTACTCCCGTATGGGCATGTTCGAGAACATCCGCTCCTGTCGCATGATCCCCATG TACAGAGGAAACTACAGGATGAGGATCTACGAGAGGGAGAACTTCGGTGGTCAGATGAACGAGATGATGGATGACTGCGACTCCATCATGGATCGTTACCGCATGTCCGACTGCCAGTCCTGCAACGTGATGGACGGCCACTGGCTGATGTACGAGCAGCCCCACTACAGAGGCAGGATGATGTACATGAGGCCCGGGGAGTACAGGAGCTTCAGAGAGATGGGATACAGCAACATGAGATGGATGTCCATGAGGCGCATCATGGACTCCTGTTAA